One Oxalobacteraceae sp. CFBP 8761 DNA segment encodes these proteins:
- a CDS encoding HU family DNA-binding protein encodes MKKGELIAEFAKRTEMSGAAAGVAVNTIIEIITERLKKGDTVGITGFGTFSVTKRAARKGRNPATGEVIKIAASKSPRFSAGATLKASVNPTKKK; translated from the coding sequence ATGAAAAAAGGCGAACTGATCGCAGAATTCGCGAAGCGTACCGAGATGTCCGGTGCTGCCGCTGGCGTGGCCGTGAACACGATCATCGAGATCATCACCGAGCGCCTCAAAAAAGGCGACACGGTCGGCATCACCGGCTTTGGCACCTTCTCGGTGACGAAGCGCGCTGCACGCAAGGGCCGCAATCCTGCCACCGGCGAAGTGATCAAGATCGCGGCGTCGAAGAGCCCGCGTTTCTCGGCTGGCGCGACCCTGAAAGCATCGGTCAACCCGACCAAAAAGAAGTAA
- a CDS encoding BrnA antitoxin family protein — protein sequence MNTDSIQAAAPVRRVRPPKRKTRITIYLDDEVLNEFRTLSERCGTGYQTLINAALRNRLNGPIGETGVA from the coding sequence ATGAACACCGATTCGATCCAGGCCGCCGCTCCCGTTCGCCGTGTCCGTCCTCCCAAGCGCAAGACCCGCATCACCATCTATCTCGACGACGAAGTACTCAACGAATTTCGCACCCTGTCCGAGCGTTGCGGCACCGGATACCAGACCCTGATCAACGCCGCGCTGCGTAACCGTTTGAACGGCCCGATCGGCGAAACCGGCGTCGCATAA
- a CDS encoding LysE family transporter: protein MSFATWIAFVIAGSLIAISPGSGAVLSMSHGLAYGLKKASATVLGLQLGLILVLIIAGAGVGSLLLASSVAFTIVKVVGALYLIYLGVSQWRAAPAPGPAASTVGLEAHPPFGRRVLTGFLTNTTNPKGIIFMVAVLPQFISKDAPLLTQLAILGVTMVVIDSVVMHCYAALAASMQRYMRDPRHMKLQNRVFGAVLVVIGSMLFFVKRQPG, encoded by the coding sequence ATGAGCTTCGCCACCTGGATCGCCTTCGTCATCGCCGGTTCCCTGATCGCCATTTCGCCCGGTTCCGGCGCGGTGCTGTCGATGTCGCACGGCCTGGCCTATGGCCTCAAGAAAGCCAGCGCCACGGTACTGGGCCTGCAACTCGGCCTGATACTGGTGTTGATCATCGCCGGTGCCGGTGTCGGCTCGCTGCTGCTGGCGTCCTCGGTCGCCTTCACGATCGTCAAGGTGGTCGGCGCGCTGTACCTGATCTACCTGGGCGTGAGCCAGTGGCGCGCCGCGCCTGCGCCCGGCCCCGCCGCATCGACCGTCGGCCTGGAAGCACACCCGCCGTTCGGCCGCCGCGTGCTGACGGGCTTCCTGACCAACACCACCAACCCGAAGGGCATCATCTTCATGGTCGCGGTGCTGCCGCAGTTCATCTCGAAAGACGCCCCGCTGCTCACGCAACTGGCGATCCTGGGCGTGACGATGGTCGTCATCGATTCGGTCGTCATGCATTGCTACGCGGCGCTGGCCGCCTCGATGCAGCGCTACATGCGCGATCCGCGCCACATGAAACTGCAGAACCGCGTGTTCGGTGCGGTGCTGGTGGTGATCGGCTCGATGCTGTTTTTCGTCAAGCGCCAGCCGGGCTGA
- a CDS encoding FecR domain-containing protein gives MTHRFAPTAALLVLAAFSTSVPAQTVLQTDALEQGQVLDDTQLAEAPGRAGRISLVQGKVDIGGDVGAESSPAQLNWPITSRNLISTAPGARTELRIGSTAIRLDSDSSLEVTELDDDSLRLRLHYGSVSVRVMNVDVVPEFELRTAQATVRLTQPGRLRVDAERERDTSLVSVLDGEAQVDGAGASLTVRGGRAAQVRDEDVRTLQAQRDNFDDWSLTRDQALVAAQSSRHIGTEMTGYEELDRYGSWSTSSDYGSLWTPQVAADWTPYRDGSWTFIAPWGWTWVDNAPWGYAPFHYGRWVQVRNRWAWAPGRLERRPVWSPALVGWVGGSNWNVGFQSHNLAAHGWYPLSPYDRYVPGYRLSSERLRRLNDWRHATRREQQQPGRYNGLTVVPREQFGGRGPVIVPRAPRPNRPEQLAPGTPGSAPPPPLVARAGWNRDRRDLLERANVGQTGVGRTAIERPGLERPALERMQFEQQARERGEQERLTRERNNGERLARERMEGQERALREQGERERMGREFENRNQMDRMRFQVERNDRERLGRERMREQAERIQRQPVMSTSAPAFARPEPRPDPRPESRPEPRPQPRPEPAPMLNAPQRPAAPPQMVAPPAPRPQPSAPAFTPAQRNNDQRANTDARGVSRVER, from the coding sequence ATGACCCATCGTTTCGCCCCGACCGCCGCATTGCTCGTACTGGCGGCGTTTTCCACGTCTGTACCGGCGCAAACGGTACTGCAGACCGACGCGCTCGAACAGGGCCAGGTGCTGGACGACACGCAACTGGCCGAGGCTCCGGGCCGGGCCGGGCGCATCTCGCTGGTCCAGGGCAAGGTCGACATCGGTGGCGACGTCGGCGCCGAATCGTCCCCGGCGCAACTGAACTGGCCGATCACGTCGCGCAACCTGATCTCCACCGCGCCCGGCGCGCGCACCGAGCTGCGGATCGGCTCCACCGCCATCCGGCTCGACAGCGACAGCTCGCTCGAGGTCACGGAACTGGACGATGACAGCCTGCGCCTGCGCCTGCATTACGGCAGCGTCAGCGTGCGCGTGATGAACGTCGACGTCGTGCCCGAATTCGAACTGCGCACGGCGCAGGCCACCGTGCGCCTGACGCAGCCGGGACGCCTGCGCGTGGACGCCGAGCGTGAACGCGATACGAGCCTGGTCAGTGTGCTCGATGGCGAAGCACAGGTCGACGGCGCCGGCGCCAGCCTGACCGTGCGTGGCGGGCGCGCGGCCCAGGTGCGCGATGAGGATGTGCGCACGCTGCAGGCGCAGCGCGACAACTTCGACGACTGGTCGCTCACGCGCGACCAGGCCCTCGTGGCAGCGCAATCCTCGCGCCATATCGGCACGGAGATGACCGGCTACGAAGAACTCGACCGCTACGGCAGCTGGAGCACGAGTTCGGACTACGGCAGCCTGTGGACCCCGCAGGTGGCCGCCGACTGGACGCCCTACCGCGACGGCAGCTGGACCTTCATCGCCCCGTGGGGCTGGACCTGGGTCGACAATGCGCCGTGGGGTTACGCGCCCTTCCACTACGGGCGCTGGGTGCAGGTGCGCAATCGCTGGGCCTGGGCGCCGGGCCGTCTCGAGCGGCGCCCCGTGTGGTCGCCGGCGCTGGTCGGCTGGGTCGGCGGCAGCAACTGGAATGTGGGCTTCCAGTCGCACAACCTGGCGGCGCATGGCTGGTATCCACTCAGCCCGTATGACCGCTACGTGCCGGGCTATCGCCTGTCGAGCGAGCGCCTGCGCCGCCTGAACGACTGGCGCCACGCCACCCGCCGCGAGCAACAGCAGCCAGGTCGCTACAATGGCCTGACCGTCGTGCCGCGCGAGCAGTTCGGCGGGCGCGGTCCGGTGATCGTCCCGCGCGCGCCGCGCCCGAATCGTCCGGAGCAGCTGGCGCCGGGCACGCCGGGCAGCGCGCCGCCGCCGCCACTGGTGGCGCGCGCCGGCTGGAACCGCGACCGGCGCGACCTGCTCGAGCGTGCAAATGTCGGGCAGACCGGCGTCGGGCGTACCGCCATCGAGCGCCCAGGCCTCGAGCGCCCAGCCCTCGAGCGCATGCAGTTCGAGCAGCAGGCGCGCGAACGCGGTGAGCAGGAACGGCTCACGCGCGAACGCAATAACGGCGAGCGACTGGCGCGCGAGCGCATGGAGGGGCAAGAGCGGGCGCTGCGTGAGCAGGGCGAGCGCGAACGCATGGGCCGTGAATTCGAGAACCGCAACCAGATGGACCGCATGCGCTTCCAGGTCGAGCGCAACGACCGTGAGCGATTAGGGCGCGAGCGCATGCGCGAGCAGGCCGAACGTATTCAGCGGCAGCCGGTCATGTCGACCAGCGCGCCGGCGTTTGCGCGGCCGGAGCCACGACCAGACCCGCGGCCGGAATCGCGTCCCGAACCTCGCCCACAGCCGCGTCCCGAGCCTGCTCCGATGCTGAACGCACCGCAGCGGCCCGCCGCGCCGCCGCAGATGGTGGCCCCGCCGGCGCCGCGTCCGCAGCCGTCGGCGCCCGCCTTTACCCCGGCGCAGCGCAATAACGACCAGCGCGCCAACACCGATGCGCGCGGCGTGTCGCGCGTGGAGCGCTGA